Proteins encoded in a region of the Streptomyces sp. NBC_00258 genome:
- a CDS encoding DedA family protein: MHVQEWLETVPAVSIYALVGLVIGLESLGIPLPGEIILVSAALLASQHGDINPVVLGACAVAGAIIGDSIGYAIGRKGGRPLLAWLGAKFPRHFSEGHIATAEKSFEKWGMWAVFFGRFVALLRIFAGPLAGVLRMPYWKFLTANVLGGILWAGGTTAVIYYVGIVAESWLKRFSWLGLVLALLIGLTSMLVLKRKAKKVSAEREAERSTAEREPIPATD, from the coding sequence TTGCACGTCCAGGAGTGGCTAGAGACCGTGCCTGCGGTCAGCATCTACGCGCTGGTGGGCCTGGTCATCGGCCTGGAGAGCCTGGGCATTCCACTGCCGGGCGAGATCATCCTCGTGTCCGCGGCGCTGCTGGCCTCCCAGCACGGTGACATCAACCCCGTCGTCCTCGGCGCCTGCGCCGTCGCCGGCGCGATCATCGGGGACTCCATCGGCTACGCCATCGGCCGCAAGGGCGGGCGGCCACTGCTGGCCTGGCTGGGCGCGAAGTTCCCCAGGCACTTCAGCGAGGGCCATATCGCCACCGCCGAGAAGTCCTTCGAGAAGTGGGGCATGTGGGCCGTGTTCTTCGGCCGCTTCGTCGCCCTGCTGCGGATCTTCGCGGGCCCGCTCGCGGGTGTGCTGCGCATGCCGTACTGGAAGTTCCTGACCGCCAACGTCCTCGGCGGCATCCTCTGGGCCGGCGGCACCACCGCCGTCATCTACTACGTCGGCATCGTCGCCGAGTCCTGGCTCAAGCGCTTCTCCTGGCTCGGCCTCGTCCTGGCCCTCCTGATCGGCCTCACCTCGATGCTGGTCCTCAAGCGCAAGGCGAAGAAGGTCTCGGCGGAGCGCGAGGCCGAGCGGTCGACGGCAGAGCGGGAGCCGATCCCGGCGACCGACTAG
- a CDS encoding beta-glucosidase family protein produces the protein MSDTVSRRSVLRLLSGATAVALAATAGPPSLAHAAAARRQPAAGPRVEGLLTKLTLDEKLSLLHGATDPKALGQAGYVPGVERLGIPPLRLADGPAGVRVKQHATALPAPVLLAAAFDPGLARRYGQVIGREGRALGQDVLLSPMVNLIRTPYAGRNFETFSEDPLLSADLVAEEIKGIQGEGLIATVKHYAMNNQEKDRDSIDVRVDEQTLNEVELRAFEAAVGAGARAVMGAYNKVNGTYACESKELLTGILRDRWGFEGWVMTDWHAAHSTVASLTAGLDMEMPNGKYFGAALKTAVQNGSVSEEYVDRAVRRILTTMDDFGMLDGSAPPRPARNPSAGAAVALEVAKAGATLLHNRNGMLPLTGEAARGIAVVGPTGSLPFVSGGGSAHVVPDHADSPLDAIKSRAGQGAQVSYALGEDLFGKPLPEDALTQGIDPEGQRVAAGKTWTYEGTLTVEDDDEWTFVIHYSGTRPKVLLDGVDLFPVATGLAEHFTGGLVSAAPDGLAVRRRTLDLAAGEHRIEITAKGGAQGQTFRLRHVTGATRTQDVAEAVKAARAAESVVLFAYEDATENQDRTTLALPGHQTELIEAVTAVNPRTTVVLNTSSSTSMPWLERTAAVLQMYYPGQEGAAATAAVLFGDCDPGGRLTQTFPVDDDHHPVAGDVRRYPGVNGVEEYSEGVHVGHRWYDAEDVRPLFPFGHGLSYTSFAYEDLGVERTGDGLEVVFTVRNTGRRDGVDIPQVYVGPSPDLQIDRAERVLGGYQRLALKAGESRRVTVRVDERTLSSWNAERHGWVLGTGRRTVWVGASAGELRLSGRVQV, from the coding sequence ATGTCCGACACCGTGTCCCGGCGGTCCGTCCTGCGCCTGCTGAGCGGCGCGACCGCCGTCGCCCTGGCCGCGACCGCGGGACCCCCGTCCCTCGCGCACGCGGCCGCCGCCCGGCGACAACCGGCCGCGGGCCCCCGCGTCGAGGGACTGCTCACCAAGCTCACCCTGGACGAGAAGCTCTCCCTGCTGCACGGCGCCACCGACCCCAAGGCGCTCGGCCAGGCCGGCTACGTGCCCGGCGTGGAACGGCTCGGCATCCCGCCGCTGCGCCTCGCCGACGGCCCCGCCGGAGTCCGCGTCAAGCAGCACGCCACCGCCCTGCCCGCGCCCGTCCTGCTCGCCGCCGCCTTCGACCCCGGCCTCGCCCGCCGCTACGGCCAGGTCATCGGCCGCGAGGGCCGCGCGCTCGGCCAGGACGTGCTGCTCTCCCCGATGGTCAACCTCATCCGCACCCCGTACGCGGGCCGCAACTTCGAGACGTTCAGCGAGGACCCGCTGCTCTCCGCCGACCTCGTGGCCGAGGAGATCAAGGGCATCCAGGGCGAGGGCCTCATCGCGACCGTCAAGCACTACGCGATGAACAACCAGGAGAAGGACCGCGACTCCATCGACGTACGGGTCGACGAGCAGACCCTCAACGAGGTCGAGCTGCGCGCCTTCGAGGCCGCCGTCGGCGCCGGCGCCCGCGCGGTCATGGGCGCCTACAACAAGGTCAACGGCACCTACGCCTGCGAGAGCAAGGAACTCCTCACCGGCATCCTCCGCGACCGCTGGGGCTTCGAGGGCTGGGTGATGACCGACTGGCACGCGGCCCACAGCACGGTCGCCTCGCTCACCGCGGGCCTCGACATGGAGATGCCGAACGGCAAGTACTTCGGGGCCGCGCTCAAGACGGCCGTCCAGAACGGGAGCGTCTCCGAGGAGTACGTCGACCGGGCGGTACGCCGCATCCTCACCACCATGGACGACTTCGGGATGCTCGACGGCAGCGCCCCGCCCCGCCCGGCACGCAACCCGTCGGCGGGCGCGGCGGTCGCCCTGGAGGTCGCCAAGGCGGGCGCCACCCTCCTGCACAACAGGAACGGCATGCTGCCCCTGACCGGCGAGGCCGCCCGCGGCATCGCGGTCGTCGGCCCCACCGGCTCGCTGCCCTTCGTCAGCGGCGGCGGCAGCGCCCACGTCGTCCCCGACCACGCCGACAGCCCTCTGGACGCCATCAAGTCCCGCGCGGGACAAGGCGCCCAGGTGTCCTACGCGCTCGGCGAGGACCTGTTCGGCAAACCCCTGCCCGAGGACGCGCTCACGCAGGGCATCGACCCGGAGGGCCAGCGGGTCGCCGCCGGGAAGACCTGGACGTACGAGGGAACGCTCACCGTCGAGGACGACGACGAGTGGACCTTCGTCATCCACTACTCCGGAACGCGGCCCAAGGTGCTCCTCGACGGGGTCGACCTCTTCCCGGTCGCCACCGGGCTCGCGGAGCACTTCACGGGCGGTCTGGTGTCGGCCGCGCCCGACGGGCTCGCGGTGCGCCGCAGGACGCTCGATCTCGCCGCCGGGGAGCACCGGATCGAGATCACCGCGAAGGGCGGCGCCCAGGGGCAGACGTTCCGGCTGCGGCACGTCACCGGTGCGACCCGCACCCAGGACGTTGCCGAGGCGGTGAAGGCGGCCCGGGCCGCGGAGAGCGTCGTGCTCTTCGCGTACGAGGACGCCACCGAGAACCAGGACCGCACGACCCTCGCGCTCCCCGGCCACCAGACCGAGCTGATCGAGGCGGTGACGGCGGTGAACCCCCGTACGACCGTCGTCCTCAACACCTCCTCCTCGACGTCGATGCCGTGGCTGGAGCGGACCGCCGCCGTGCTGCAGATGTACTACCCGGGCCAGGAGGGCGCGGCCGCCACCGCCGCCGTCCTGTTCGGCGACTGCGACCCCGGCGGACGGCTCACCCAGACCTTCCCGGTGGACGACGACCACCACCCGGTCGCGGGCGACGTGCGCCGCTACCCGGGCGTGAACGGCGTCGAGGAGTACTCGGAGGGCGTCCACGTCGGCCACCGCTGGTACGACGCCGAGGACGTGCGGCCGCTGTTCCCGTTCGGGCACGGACTCTCGTACACCTCCTTCGCGTACGAGGACCTGGGGGTGGAGCGGACCGGGGACGGTCTTGAGGTGGTGTTCACCGTGCGGAACACGGGACGGCGGGACGGGGTGGACATCCCGCAGGTCTATGTGGGCCCCTCGCCGGACCTCCAGATCGACCGGGCCGAAAGGGTGTTGGGCGGATATCAGCGGCTCGCGCTGAAGGCGGGGGAGTCGCGCCGGGTCACCGTGCGCGTCGACGAGCGCACGCTCTCCTCGTGGAACGCCGAGCGGCACGGCTGGGTGCTCGGGACCGGGCGGCGGACCGTGTGGGTGGGGGCCTCGGCGGGTGAACTGCGGCTCAGCGGGAGGGTGCAGGTGTGA
- a CDS encoding acyltransferase, translated as MPKRKNTFSSRRRRLVQRAVHAGWSWVQRTGAVTAERPGRLHFGAMGTGTRLAFPQGTVFGEPWIHLGDHCIIAEQVTLTAGLMPDLDLGPDPILRIGDGVVLGRGSHVIADTTVTIGSDCYFGPYVYVTSTNHSYDDPHEPIGKQWPRMEPVEIGPGCWIGTGAVILPGARIGRNVVVAAGAVVRGVVPDHAVVAGAPARVVRRWTTSDGWQPPLRTPAPVPIPDGVTPEQLLALAELDAESIAGLRAVEDAHEDVRAES; from the coding sequence GTGCCCAAGCGCAAGAACACGTTCTCATCCCGGCGGCGCCGACTCGTCCAGCGCGCCGTCCACGCGGGCTGGTCCTGGGTGCAACGAACGGGCGCTGTGACCGCCGAGCGGCCCGGGCGACTGCACTTCGGAGCGATGGGAACAGGTACCAGGCTCGCCTTCCCGCAGGGCACCGTCTTCGGTGAGCCGTGGATCCATCTCGGCGACCACTGCATCATCGCCGAACAGGTCACTCTGACCGCCGGGCTGATGCCCGACCTCGACCTCGGCCCGGACCCCATCCTCCGCATCGGGGACGGCGTCGTGCTCGGCCGCGGCAGCCACGTCATCGCCGACACGACGGTCACGATCGGCAGCGACTGCTACTTCGGGCCGTACGTGTACGTCACGTCCACCAACCACTCCTACGACGACCCGCACGAGCCCATCGGCAAGCAGTGGCCGCGGATGGAGCCCGTGGAGATCGGTCCGGGCTGCTGGATCGGCACGGGCGCGGTGATCCTGCCGGGGGCGCGGATCGGGCGGAACGTCGTGGTGGCGGCGGGCGCGGTCGTGCGCGGAGTCGTGCCCGACCACGCGGTGGTGGCCGGGGCGCCGGCCCGGGTCGTACGCCGATGGACCACCAGTGACGGCTGGCAGCCGCCACTGCGCACGCCCGCGCCGGTGCCGATTCCCGACGGGGTCACACCGGAGCAGCTGCTCGCGCTGGCGGAGCTGGACGCGGAGAGCATCGCCGGGTTGCGGGCGGTCGAGGACGCCCACGAGGACGTACGAGCCGAGTCCTGA
- a CDS encoding CoA-acylating methylmalonate-semialdehyde dehydrogenase, with the protein MKNMNHWIGGKPVEGASGRFGPVYNPATGAQEKQVPFASVDEVDAAVASAKAAFESWGTASLAKRTTVLFKYRELLDAHRDEIAELITAEHGKVHSDALGEVARGMEIVELACSVPQLVKGELSTQVSTRVDVAAIRQPLGVVAGITPFNFPAMVPMWMFPLAIACGNTFVLKPSEKDPSASYRLAELASEAGLPDGVLNVVQGDKVAVDRLLEHPDITAVSFVGSTPIAKYIQLKGIEHGKRVQALGGAKNHMLVLPDADLDFAADQAINAAYGSAGERCMAVSVVVAVGDTGDELVDKIAERAKGLKIGPGSDAASEMGPLITREHRDKVASYVTGAAAQGAEVVVDGTGFTVPGHEDGFFIGVSLLDRVPVTADAYKDEIFGPVLCVVRAETYDEAIALINSSRWGNGTAIFTRDGGAARRFQLEVQAGMVGVNVPIPVPVGYHSFGGWKDSLFGDHHIYGNDGIAFYTQGKVITTRWPDPADGGGINLGFPSNS; encoded by the coding sequence ATGAAGAACATGAACCACTGGATCGGGGGGAAGCCCGTCGAGGGTGCCTCCGGCCGCTTCGGCCCCGTCTACAACCCCGCCACGGGCGCCCAGGAGAAGCAGGTGCCGTTCGCTTCCGTGGACGAGGTGGACGCCGCCGTCGCCTCCGCGAAGGCCGCCTTCGAGAGCTGGGGGACCGCCTCGCTGGCCAAGCGCACGACCGTCCTCTTCAAGTACCGCGAGCTGCTCGACGCGCACCGCGACGAGATCGCCGAGCTGATCACCGCCGAGCACGGCAAGGTGCACTCGGACGCGCTCGGCGAGGTCGCCCGGGGCATGGAGATCGTCGAACTCGCCTGTTCCGTACCGCAGTTGGTGAAGGGCGAGCTGTCCACGCAGGTCTCCACCCGGGTCGACGTGGCCGCGATCCGCCAGCCGCTCGGTGTCGTCGCGGGCATCACGCCGTTCAACTTCCCGGCCATGGTGCCGATGTGGATGTTCCCGCTGGCCATCGCGTGCGGCAACACCTTCGTGCTGAAGCCGAGCGAGAAGGATCCTTCCGCCTCCTACCGGCTGGCCGAACTCGCCTCCGAGGCGGGCCTCCCCGACGGCGTGCTCAACGTCGTGCAGGGCGACAAGGTCGCCGTGGACCGGCTCTTGGAGCACCCCGACATCACGGCCGTCTCCTTCGTCGGCTCCACGCCCATCGCCAAGTACATCCAGCTCAAGGGCATCGAGCACGGCAAGCGCGTACAGGCCCTCGGTGGCGCCAAGAACCACATGCTGGTTCTCCCGGACGCCGACCTGGACTTCGCCGCCGACCAGGCCATCAACGCCGCGTACGGCTCGGCCGGCGAGCGCTGCATGGCCGTGTCCGTCGTCGTCGCGGTCGGCGACACCGGCGACGAGCTGGTCGACAAGATCGCCGAACGTGCCAAGGGCCTGAAGATCGGCCCCGGCAGCGACGCGGCCAGCGAGATGGGTCCGCTCATCACCCGCGAGCACCGCGACAAGGTCGCCTCGTACGTGACCGGCGCGGCCGCCCAGGGCGCCGAGGTCGTCGTGGACGGCACCGGCTTCACCGTCCCGGGCCACGAGGACGGCTTCTTCATCGGCGTCTCGCTCCTCGACAGGGTGCCGGTCACCGCGGACGCGTACAAGGACGAGATCTTCGGTCCGGTGCTCTGCGTGGTGCGCGCCGAGACGTACGACGAGGCCATCGCGCTGATCAACAGCTCCCGCTGGGGCAACGGCACCGCGATCTTCACCCGGGACGGCGGCGCGGCCCGCCGCTTCCAGCTGGAGGTCCAGGCCGGCATGGTCGGCGTCAACGTGCCGATCCCCGTCCCCGTCGGCTACCACTCGTTCGGCGGCTGGAAGGACTCCCTGTTCGGGGACCACCACATCTACGGCAACGACGGCATCGCCTTCTACACCCAGGGCAAGGTCATCACCACCCGCTGGCCCGATCCGGCCGACGGCGGCGGTATCAACCTCGGCTTCCCCAGCAACTCCTGA
- a CDS encoding gamma carbonic anhydrase family protein — MTHEALIAGVGGKDPKVDQEAFVAPMSVVLGEVTLHPGASVWYGAVLRAECGPIVIGADSNVQDNCTLHVDPGFPVTVGERVSIGHNAVVHGATVEDDCLVGMGATILNGAVIGAGSLVAAQALVPQGMRVPPGSLVAGVPAKVKRELTEEEREGVSLNGTLYVALAREHRAAHGG, encoded by the coding sequence ATGACGCACGAGGCGCTGATCGCGGGCGTGGGCGGCAAGGATCCGAAGGTGGATCAGGAGGCGTTCGTCGCCCCGATGTCCGTGGTGCTCGGCGAGGTGACTCTGCATCCGGGCGCGAGCGTCTGGTACGGGGCGGTGCTGCGGGCCGAGTGCGGGCCCATTGTCATCGGCGCGGACAGCAACGTGCAGGACAACTGCACGCTCCATGTCGACCCCGGGTTCCCCGTCACCGTCGGGGAGCGGGTGTCCATCGGGCACAACGCCGTGGTGCATGGTGCGACGGTCGAGGACGACTGTCTGGTGGGGATGGGGGCGACGATCCTGAACGGGGCGGTGATCGGGGCGGGATCGCTGGTCGCGGCGCAGGCGCTCGTCCCGCAGGGGATGCGGGTGCCGCCCGGGTCGCTTGTCGCCGGTGTGCCCGCCAAGGTGAAGCGGGAGCTCACGGAGGAGGAGCGGGAGGGGGTTTCGCTGAACGGGACGTTGTACGTGGCGCTGGCTCGGGAGCACCGGGCTGCACACGGGGGCTGA
- a CDS encoding GntR family transcriptional regulator codes for MAETETARPGNVAAFDSLEVALDRGSPIPLYYQLAQQLESAIEHGALAPGNLLGNEVDIAARLGLSRPTVRQAIQSLVDKGLLVRRRGIGTQVVHSQVRRSLELSSLYDDLAAAGQSPATRVLRNEIESASPEVAAALGIPEGRDVIVLERLRSTHGEPVAHLSNYLPATLLDLDTERLEETGLYRMMRAAGITLHSAHQTVGARCATADEGTLLDEPEGAALLTMCRTAYDDTGRAVEYGTHVYRAARYTFDFQLLVRP; via the coding sequence GTGGCAGAGACCGAAACCGCACGTCCGGGGAACGTCGCAGCGTTCGACAGCCTGGAGGTCGCCCTGGACCGGGGCAGCCCGATCCCGCTCTACTACCAGCTCGCCCAGCAACTGGAGTCCGCGATCGAGCACGGGGCGCTCGCCCCGGGCAACCTGCTGGGCAACGAGGTGGACATCGCAGCCCGGCTCGGCCTGTCCCGGCCGACCGTCCGCCAGGCCATCCAGTCCCTGGTGGACAAGGGCCTGCTGGTGCGCCGCCGGGGCATCGGCACCCAGGTGGTGCACAGCCAGGTCAGGCGCTCGCTGGAACTGAGCAGCCTCTACGACGACCTGGCGGCCGCCGGGCAGAGCCCCGCCACCCGGGTGCTGCGCAACGAGATCGAGTCGGCCTCGCCGGAGGTCGCCGCGGCCCTCGGCATCCCCGAGGGCCGGGACGTCATCGTGCTCGAAAGGCTGCGCTCCACCCACGGCGAACCCGTGGCCCACCTGTCCAACTACCTGCCCGCCACGCTCCTCGACCTGGACACCGAACGGCTTGAGGAGACCGGCCTCTACCGGATGATGCGGGCCGCCGGAATCACCCTGCACAGCGCCCACCAGACCGTGGGCGCCCGCTGCGCCACCGCCGACGAGGGGACCCTGCTCGACGAGCCGGAGGGGGCCGCGCTGCTCACCATGTGCCGCACGGCCTACGACGACACCGGGCGGGCCGTAGAGTACGGGACCCACGTCTACCGCGCCGCGCGCTACACGTTCGACTTCCAGCTGCTCGTACGCCCCTGA
- a CDS encoding helix-turn-helix domain-containing protein, translating into MSDLDLLTQSLARNVKRWRTERGFTLDTLAARAGVSRGMLIQIEQARTNPSLGTVVKIGDALGISITTLLDYEQGPKVRIVPADQAVRLWHTDAGSYNRLLAGTEAPGPLEMWDWLLMPGEGSPSDPHPAGTVELLHVTKGELTLTVDGAEYRVPAGASVSFEANTPHTYANSGDDPLEMVMAVSVPGVH; encoded by the coding sequence GTGTCGGACCTCGACCTCCTGACCCAGTCCCTGGCGCGCAACGTCAAGCGCTGGCGCACCGAGCGCGGCTTCACCCTGGACACGCTCGCCGCCCGTGCCGGGGTCAGCCGCGGCATGCTCATCCAGATCGAGCAGGCCCGGACCAACCCGAGCCTGGGCACCGTCGTCAAGATCGGTGACGCGCTCGGCATCAGCATCACCACGCTGCTCGACTACGAGCAGGGCCCGAAGGTCCGCATCGTCCCGGCCGACCAGGCCGTGCGGCTCTGGCACACCGACGCGGGCAGCTACAACCGGCTCCTCGCGGGCACCGAGGCGCCCGGCCCGCTGGAGATGTGGGACTGGCTGCTGATGCCGGGCGAGGGCAGCCCCTCCGACCCGCACCCCGCGGGCACGGTCGAACTCCTCCACGTCACGAAGGGCGAACTGACGCTCACCGTCGACGGCGCGGAGTACCGCGTTCCCGCGGGCGCGAGCGTCTCCTTCGAGGCCAACACCCCCCACACGTACGCCAATTCGGGCGACGACCCGCTGGAGATGGTCATGGCCGTGTCGGTCCCGGGCGTGCACTGA
- a CDS encoding SpoIIE family protein phosphatase, whose translation MATSEESGVARRRFDMADAAVVLLDARMAVAGWTGDAERLFGYRRAEVVGRLAAELLMPEDAARLPDLTRRCGRNGGWTGLLAVRHRDGHPVVTTVRVVPAVEAAEGPPRWVVLAADSTGAAGWDMSRTVLERMASHSPIGIAIVDADLRYVWSNAALEQFGGGPAHRRIGKRLADIQPGLDAQALEAVMRQVLETGEAVVGYEHVGTVRSAPHRDTAHAMSFTRLDDDHGNPIGVYYTVVDVTERYRARERLTLLDRAGKRLGRTLDVMRTAQELADVAVPGLADFVTVDLLETVLEGGEPVSGPLSGTDEVPLRRAGHQSVNEGVPEAVVEIGEVAAYVAGAPPIRALTGGTSWIEERLDPLAPEWATGIAGDRAATFLDLGLHTAMIVPVRARGTMLGITTFFRRHRQDPFDQDDLGLAEEFVGRAALCLDNARRYTRERDAALVLQRHLLPHRLPEQDAMEVAACYRPADELTGLGGDWFDVIPLSGARVALVVGDVVGHGIEAAAAMGRLRAAVQTLADLDLPPEEVLAHLDDLVDRAGYEDDSAASPRADGVRAKGASCLYAVYDPVGGRCSMAAAGHGLPAIVAPDGTVDFPELPPGPALGVSGPPFESVELALAEGSVLALCTDGLLAAEGPAPQRDAAADRERLRRVLERRAPSLDDRCQAVVEALVPARPPDDVVLLMARARRLDAERTVSWELSNDPAAVADVRKRTSRQLCEWGLDELTFTTELVVSELVTNAIRHASGPIRLRLIMSRALVCEVWDASPTAPHLRHPKTTDEGGRGLFLVSQFTQRWGTRYTQDGKIIWTEQSLTGPEI comes from the coding sequence GTGGCGACGAGCGAGGAGAGCGGCGTGGCGCGGCGGCGGTTCGACATGGCGGACGCCGCGGTGGTGCTGCTCGACGCGCGCATGGCGGTGGCCGGCTGGACCGGCGACGCCGAGCGGCTGTTCGGCTATCGCCGGGCCGAGGTCGTCGGCCGGCTCGCGGCCGAGCTGCTGATGCCCGAGGACGCCGCACGCCTGCCCGACCTGACCCGCCGCTGCGGCCGCAACGGCGGCTGGACCGGGCTCCTCGCCGTGCGCCACCGGGACGGGCACCCCGTCGTCACGACGGTGCGGGTCGTCCCGGCCGTGGAGGCCGCGGAGGGCCCGCCGCGCTGGGTGGTCCTGGCCGCCGACTCGACCGGCGCCGCGGGCTGGGACATGAGCCGCACGGTGCTGGAGCGGATGGCCTCGCACTCACCCATCGGCATAGCCATCGTCGACGCGGACCTGCGGTACGTGTGGTCGAACGCGGCCCTGGAGCAGTTCGGCGGCGGACCCGCGCACCGGCGGATCGGAAAACGGCTCGCGGACATCCAGCCGGGCCTGGACGCCCAGGCCCTGGAGGCCGTGATGCGCCAGGTCCTGGAGACCGGCGAGGCCGTCGTCGGCTACGAACACGTCGGTACGGTCCGCTCGGCGCCGCACCGGGACACGGCCCACGCGATGTCGTTCACCCGGCTCGACGACGACCACGGCAACCCCATCGGCGTGTACTACACCGTCGTGGACGTCACCGAGCGCTACCGGGCCCGCGAACGCCTCACCCTCCTGGACCGGGCCGGCAAGCGCCTCGGCCGCACCCTGGACGTCATGCGCACCGCCCAGGAGCTGGCCGACGTGGCGGTGCCGGGACTCGCCGACTTCGTCACCGTGGATCTGCTGGAGACCGTCCTCGAAGGGGGCGAGCCCGTCTCCGGGCCGCTGAGCGGGACGGACGAGGTGCCGCTGCGGCGGGCCGGCCACCAGTCGGTGAACGAGGGCGTCCCCGAGGCCGTGGTCGAGATCGGCGAGGTGGCCGCCTACGTGGCCGGAGCACCCCCGATCCGCGCGCTGACCGGCGGCACGTCCTGGATCGAGGAGCGGCTCGACCCGCTGGCCCCGGAGTGGGCCACGGGCATCGCCGGTGACCGGGCCGCCACCTTCCTCGACCTCGGACTGCACACCGCGATGATCGTGCCGGTGCGGGCCCGCGGCACCATGCTCGGGATCACCACGTTCTTCCGGCGGCACCGGCAGGACCCCTTCGACCAGGACGACCTGGGCCTGGCCGAGGAGTTCGTCGGCCGCGCGGCCCTGTGCCTCGACAACGCCCGCCGCTACACCCGGGAGCGCGACGCGGCCCTCGTACTGCAGCGCCATCTGCTGCCGCACCGGCTCCCCGAGCAGGACGCGATGGAGGTCGCCGCCTGCTACCGGCCGGCCGACGAGCTGACCGGTCTCGGCGGGGACTGGTTCGACGTCATCCCGCTGTCGGGCGCGCGGGTCGCCCTGGTGGTGGGCGATGTCGTCGGCCACGGCATCGAGGCCGCCGCGGCCATGGGCCGGCTGAGAGCCGCCGTACAGACCCTCGCCGATCTGGACCTGCCGCCCGAGGAGGTGCTCGCCCACCTCGACGACCTGGTCGACCGGGCCGGATACGAGGACGACTCCGCGGCGTCCCCGCGCGCCGACGGCGTACGGGCCAAGGGCGCCAGCTGCCTGTACGCGGTGTACGACCCGGTCGGCGGCCGGTGTTCCATGGCCGCCGCGGGCCACGGGCTGCCCGCGATCGTCGCCCCGGACGGCACGGTCGACTTCCCCGAGCTGCCGCCGGGGCCCGCGCTCGGTGTGAGCGGCCCGCCCTTCGAGTCGGTCGAACTGGCGCTCGCGGAGGGCAGTGTGCTCGCCTTGTGCACCGACGGCCTGCTCGCCGCCGAAGGGCCCGCGCCGCAGCGGGACGCCGCCGCCGACCGGGAGCGGCTGCGCCGTGTGCTCGAACGGCGGGCGCCCAGCCTCGACGACCGCTGCCAGGCCGTGGTGGAGGCGCTGGTCCCGGCCCGTCCGCCGGACGACGTGGTGCTGCTGATGGCCCGTGCCCGCCGCCTGGACGCGGAACGGACGGTGTCCTGGGAGCTGTCCAACGACCCGGCGGCCGTCGCCGACGTGCGCAAGCGGACGTCACGGCAGCTGTGCGAGTGGGGTCTGGACGAGCTGACCTTCACCACCGAACTCGTCGTCAGTGAACTGGTCACCAACGCCATCCGGCACGCCTCCGGGCCGATAAGGCTGCGGCTGATCATGTCGCGGGCCCTGGTCTGCGAGGTCTGGGACGCCAGTCCCACCGCCCCGCACCTGCGTCACCCGAAGACGACAGATGAGGGCGGCCGCGGTCTGTTCCTGGTCTCCCAGTTCACCCAGCGCTGGGGCACCCGCTACACCCAGGACGGCAAGATCATCTGGACCGAGCAGTCGCTCACGGGCCCGGAGATCTGA
- a CDS encoding EamA family transporter: MTALFALATSLLWGLADFGGGLLARRIPALTVVVVSQSIATVVLGAIVLATGAWSEAGPQLWFAVAAGLVGPVGMLAFYKALALGPMGVVSPLASLSIAVPVAVGLVLGERPGLVQFAGIAVAVVGVVLAGGPHFRGAPVQRQAVLLTLVAAFGFGAVMALIAEASSTLTGLFLALFVQRVTNVVTGGTALYAAVRRGSVAPPKIAWESLPALAFVGLADVAANGTYSLAAQRGPVTVAAVLASLCPVVTALAARGFLSERLRRIQAAGAGLALVGTVLLATG; this comes from the coding sequence ATGACAGCACTCTTCGCCCTGGCCACAAGCCTCCTGTGGGGGCTGGCCGACTTCGGCGGAGGGCTGCTGGCACGACGCATCCCCGCGCTGACGGTCGTGGTCGTCTCGCAGTCGATCGCCACCGTCGTGCTCGGCGCGATCGTCCTTGCGACCGGCGCCTGGAGCGAGGCGGGTCCGCAGTTGTGGTTCGCGGTGGCGGCGGGACTCGTCGGGCCTGTCGGGATGCTGGCCTTCTACAAGGCGCTCGCCCTCGGCCCGATGGGCGTCGTCTCGCCGCTCGCCTCGCTCAGCATCGCCGTCCCCGTGGCGGTGGGCCTCGTCCTCGGTGAGCGCCCGGGCCTGGTGCAGTTCGCGGGAATCGCGGTCGCCGTCGTGGGGGTCGTCCTCGCGGGCGGACCGCACTTCAGGGGCGCCCCCGTGCAGCGGCAGGCCGTGCTGCTCACCCTGGTCGCGGCGTTCGGCTTCGGTGCGGTGATGGCCCTGATCGCCGAGGCGTCGTCCACCCTCACCGGCCTCTTCCTCGCCCTGTTCGTACAGCGCGTCACGAACGTCGTCACGGGCGGCACGGCCCTGTACGCCGCCGTCCGGCGCGGCAGCGTGGCTCCCCCGAAGATCGCGTGGGAGTCCCTCCCGGCCCTGGCGTTCGTCGGCCTCGCGGACGTGGCCGCCAACGGCACGTACTCACTGGCCGCCCAGCGCGGCCCGGTCACCGTGGCCGCCGTCCTCGCCTCGCTCTGCCCGGTGGTCACGGCCCTCGCCGCGCGCGGCTTCCTCAGCGAGCGGCTGCGCCGGATCCAGGCGGCGGGCGCGGGCCTGGCGCTCGTGGGCACGGTGCTGCTCGCCACGGGCTGA